A stretch of the bacterium genome encodes the following:
- a CDS encoding type II and III secretion system protein yields the protein MQLIIGDRIPIPITTSSITSGGQVVSSTAIQFEEVGIKLLVTPTIYNNDEIEIDLASEVSSIGAYTQEGYPQIGTRNAMTIIRLKDGYTAIIGGLIKEEKRKTRTGIPLLMHIPILGYLFGVTKYEKIITEVKMAITPKIFKPEEVPAKEIPQEKK from the coding sequence TTGCAACTAATAATTGGTGATAGAATCCCAATACCAATAACTACCTCATCAATAACAAGCGGTGGTCAGGTTGTATCATCAACAGCAATCCAGTTTGAGGAAGTAGGAATAAAACTCCTTGTTACGCCAACAATATATAATAATGATGAGATAGAAATTGACCTTGCAAGTGAAGTTTCATCAATTGGAGCATATACTCAGGAAGGCTATCCCCAGATTGGAACAAGGAATGCTATGACAATAATAAGACTAAAGGATGGATACACAGCGATTATTGGCGGTCTGATAAAAGAAGAAAAGAGGAAAACCAGAACTGGAATTCCTCTTTTAATGCATATTCCCATACTCGGTTATCTTTTTGGTGTGACAAAATATGAGAAAATAATTACTGAGGTAAAAATGGCAATAACTCCAAAAATATTTAAACCCGAAGAAGTTCCTGCCAAAGAAATCCCGCAAGAGAAGAAATAA
- a CDS encoding NosD domain-containing protein, translating into MKNWKIILMVLVIGFTSLMSREIVLAQNSVSEVGTYFEITDSSYLNVTLTSSEEVDIVLESIPKIVTLVIKNSSVAPSTALTFTGFEPNVTYYRYQDGSLMERFVTDSNGEYSFLQEISQGHIVFILEEKINTYIKPDGTVSPPSAPISVDGNVYTFTNDLEGSLCVQKDGITINGNGYKQIPQSGSFGIYLYWKWGVTIKNVTLEGFTYGIYLWDSGNNIIKDCTIRNNWTGIQLSRGSKQNTIIQNTISNNSVGIHVGFTWDGGWAAHKNSIIENNVSNNDVCGIWVEYANWTLIRGNTISQNNLGLRLRCIDILDKPIYHNNFVDNVNQVEIGERWCPSFKWDDGYPSGGNYWSDYTGIDEKSGPNQDQLGKDGIGDAAYVIDVNNQDGYPFMYQGAHTPVDSPTVTPTEGVTITFEGGVTSSGFTTVNITDEAPEPIMYRLEIEGYEPIKFYEIRTTADYLEGVKICITYKDEWIPPEYDEKDLTLVRFWYEDEILMEEDIKLKGYPDTVANLIIGRAEFLSWYALVLPPRIISADIDLDPNTLNLKSAGKWVTCYIEFPEGFDVEDIDISTVKISKINDEEITPLIAEAKPTGIGDHDSNGIPDLMVKFNRSTLESILSPADSVKIAVSGKTIGELDFEGDDTIRAILPGRIPDVASTKSDRGSWWSSPFSENGDDFSSPNSWKKVKKIPPPFLENGWANGKAKGLEKGKGLEKKQINYTYTTVTDAETGEVLWQSNLTFKYGKPEIPPGQAKDKGKPEIPPGQEKKIQSFSIKFLDSPF; encoded by the coding sequence ATGAAGAATTGGAAAATTATTTTAATGGTTTTAGTAATTGGATTTACCTCTCTGATGTCAAGGGAAATAGTGTTGGCACAAAATTCGGTAAGTGAAGTAGGTACCTATTTCGAGATAACCGATAGTTCCTACTTGAATGTAACTTTAACAAGTAGCGAGGAAGTGGATATAGTATTGGAATCAATTCCTAAAATAGTTACCTTGGTTATAAAAAATAGCAGCGTGGCCCCTTCAACTGCTTTAACTTTTACTGGGTTTGAACCAAATGTTACTTACTATCGGTATCAGGACGGTAGTTTAATGGAAAGGTTTGTTACTGATTCGAATGGAGAATATTCGTTTTTGCAGGAGATATCTCAGGGACACATCGTTTTCATTTTAGAGGAAAAAATAAATACTTATATTAAACCTGATGGAACTGTTTCTCCTCCTTCTGCACCAATTAGTGTAGATGGTAATGTTTACACTTTTACCAATGATCTTGAAGGTTCACTATGTGTACAGAAAGATGGCATAACAATAAATGGAAATGGCTATAAACAAATTCCCCAGTCTGGTAGCTTTGGAATTTATCTATATTGGAAGTGGGGGGTCACTATTAAAAATGTAACTCTGGAAGGGTTTACATACGGTATCTACTTATGGGACTCGGGAAACAATATAATAAAAGATTGTACCATTCGAAACAATTGGACAGGAATTCAATTAAGTAGAGGGTCTAAACAGAATACAATAATTCAAAATACAATCTCTAACAACAGTGTGGGTATCCATGTCGGATTTACTTGGGATGGTGGGTGGGCTGCCCACAAGAATAGTATAATTGAAAACAATGTATCAAATAACGATGTATGTGGAATTTGGGTCGAATATGCTAATTGGACCTTAATAAGAGGAAATACAATATCACAGAATAACTTGGGGCTTCGTTTAAGGTGCATTGATATCCTTGATAAACCCATTTATCACAATAATTTTGTCGACAATGTTAATCAGGTAGAAATTGGGGAAAGGTGGTGTCCGTCATTTAAATGGGACGATGGCTACCCATCTGGGGGAAATTATTGGAGTGACTATACAGGTATAGATGAAAAAAGCGGTCCAAATCAAGATCAACTCGGCAAAGATGGAATCGGCGACGCAGCATATGTAATTGACGTTAATAATCAGGACGGATATCCATTTATGTATCAAGGGGCACATACTCCTGTTGATTCTCCAACAGTTACTCCTACTGAGGGCGTGACTATTACTTTTGAAGGTGGAGTAACTTCTTCTGGGTTTACAACGGTCAATATAACTGATGAAGCCCCAGAACCAATTATGTATAGGTTAGAAATTGAAGGATACGAACCGATTAAATTTTATGAGATCAGAACTACTGCCGATTATTTAGAAGGAGTAAAAATATGCATAACTTATAAGGACGAGTGGATTCCTCCAGAATACGATGAAAAGGATTTGACGCTAGTTCGTTTTTGGTACGAAGATGAAATACTTATGGAGGAAGATATCAAGCTTAAAGGGTATCCGGATACCGTTGCTAATCTTATTATAGGAAGAGCCGAATTCCTTTCCTGGTATGCACTAGTTTTACCTCCGCGTATAATTTCAGCAGATATAGATTTAGACCCAAACACTCTAAACCTAAAAAGTGCCGGCAAATGGGTAACCTGTTATATCGAATTTCCAGAAGGCTTTGATGTAGAAGATATTGATATTTCCACGGTGAAAATCTCTAAAATAAATGATGAGGAAATTACTCCTCTTATTGCTGAAGCAAAACCTACTGGAATTGGCGACCACGATTCTAATGGAATTCCTGATTTGATGGTGAAATTTAATCGCTCAACTTTAGAATCTATCCTTTCTCCTGCTGATAGCGTGAAAATAGCTGTAAGTGGCAAGACAATAGGAGAACTTGATTTTGAAGGTGATGATACGATAAGAGCAATTTTACCAGGAAGGATTCCAGATGTGGCAAGCACCAAAAGTGACAGAGGAAGTTGGTGGAGCAGTCCATTCTCAGAAAATGGAGATGACTTCTCATCCCCAAACAGCTGGAAGAAAGTAAAAAAGATTCCTCCTCCATTTCTTGAAAATGGCTGGGCAAATGGCAAGGCAAAAGGACTTGAAAAGGGGAAAGGACTAGAGAAAAAACAAATTAACTATACTTACACAACAGTAACCGACGCTGAAACAGGGGAAGTCCTCTGGCAATCAAATCTTACCTTTAAATATGGAAAGCCAGAAATTCCTCCGGGACAAGCCAAAGACAAAGGGAAACCAGAAATTCCTCCGGGACAAGAAAAGAAAATTCAATCCTTCTCTATTAAGTTTTTAGATAGTCCTTTTTAA
- a CDS encoding secretin N-terminal domain-containing protein, giving the protein MKKLFRITLSIFILITFIVTYSFPQPLPKVKEKELIHLRYAKVKTMAEMLKIMLPDMKIYPNEELGAIEIYDFPDRIKEAKELIEKADLPKRQVIIELKVLEISHKKSKEIGLELTNWSIALEAVLPPETVSSRHLGEYFPGLAKFKDEKADIKILATNNW; this is encoded by the coding sequence ATGAAAAAATTATTTAGAATAACTCTTTCAATATTTATTTTGATAACCTTTATTGTAACTTACTCATTTCCTCAACCGCTTCCTAAGGTAAAAGAGAAGGAGTTAATTCATTTAAGATACGCTAAAGTAAAAACAATGGCAGAAATGTTAAAAATTATGCTTCCAGATATGAAAATCTATCCAAATGAAGAACTTGGGGCCATAGAAATTTATGATTTTCCAGATAGAATTAAAGAGGCAAAAGAACTTATTGAAAAGGCAGATTTACCAAAAAGACAGGTGATAATTGAACTAAAAGTTTTAGAGATAAGTCATAAAAAATCAAAGGAGATTGGATTGGAACTTACAAATTGGTCAATTGCCCTTGAGGCTGTTCTTCCTCCAGAAACAGTGAGTTCCCGCCATCTTGGAGAGTATTTCCCTGGACTTGCAAAATTTAAAGATGAGAAAGCAGATATAAAAATACTTGCAACTAATAATTGGTGA